The sequence CACAAATGGCATTATCGATCCAGGTAATTGGCGAATGGAGTTGGGGGAAAATGGAATGCTTCCATCAGTTCGGCCAAGCAGTGTTTTAGGTAGACCAGCAGACAGCGCGATAAATGTCCGTGAAAGATTTATGGAGTATTTCATGACTCCTCATGGAGAGGTTGAATGGCAATATAATAGGACAATATTGCATAACTCTTCTTTGTAGTTTACTCCTATCTTTCTCATTTATAAATGTGTAATTCtataatttaacttattttgtaaatacaaaatatgttcaTTATAcctattttaaaaactttctgaattttaaataaaacaaaagttatatcattttgaattcaatatatatttatataattcatttcttattttatatttattattgtattactaattataaaaatactaagttcatttaaaaatatatataaaaagatataaaaaaggaacATTTGGTACATCATTTCATTTGACTAgttaaagattttatatttaaacggCATTATGCTGAGCTataaaataacagcaaaattatgttttattacaTATACAATTCTGCAACTGTTTTTACCGTGTGAATTTCTGCTGATACTTAAATATCAACTCACATATGTCCCGCTTGAATTCTCTGGCCGGTTGTGGAGATTCTTGGTCCCACTCACGGCCGTTTGATGCCACAAAGTTGCCTAAATCATCCCAAGCATCAGTTTTTGTAGCAGATGTGAGGGTCTCCAGCGTACGTTGAACTACTTCAATGTATCCATCGTCGTTTTTTTGAACACGACGTTTCCTTAAATTGGGTCGTGAAGTAGATGGCGTTGGTGGAATATCGCCAGATACCGTTTCCGACTCAAACAATATTGTTGGAGTGGTCAGGGTCGACGAGCTGTcctataataacaaataaacacatgaaaaataaatattaatattttttttataaattattatatatacatatatatacttacatttattaaatttgaagtgGTGCTCGCTTCAACATTTAATGTAGGCTCGAGGAACTTTAGCGATTTGTAGAGTGGGTTCATAGTAGGCGTTCTTCCAGCACCTTGTCCACTTTTTGTATGAGCCCTTCGGTTGAAGGCCGcctaaaagatatatatatattgcaatttGTTGTGTACTATTGTGtactatatgtgaaaaacttaCGCGAAAAGAACAACGAAGGCTGTTCCACTTGGCTGATACTTCGGCTCGTGGcatatttagtgtttctgccactTCATGCCACTGAGCCTCA comes from Zeugodacus cucurbitae isolate PBARC_wt_2022May chromosome Y, idZeuCucr1.2, whole genome shotgun sequence and encodes:
- the LOC128923527 gene encoding uncharacterized protein LOC128923527; this encodes MAEEMSANTEMLIPSIKRVRKMNAKWTAEETEQLIQEVESREGTWNFLSADYRDRNLREAQWHEVAETLNMPRAEVSAKWNSLRCSFRAAFNRRAHTKSGQGAGRTPTMNPLYKSLKFLEPTLNVEASTTSNLINDSSSTLTTPTILFESETVSGDIPPTPSTSRPNLRKRRVQKNDDGYIEVVQRTLETLTSATKTDAWDDLGNFVASNGREWDQESPQPAREFKRDICELIFKYQQKFTR